A single genomic interval of Staphylococcus hyicus harbors:
- the ahrC gene encoding transcriptional regulator AhrC/ArgR, whose amino-acid sequence MPKKSVRHIKIREIISNEQIETQDELVKRLNDYEMNVTQATVSRDIKELQLIKVPAPTGQYVYSLPNDRRYHPLEKLGRYLMDSFVKIDGTDNLLVLKTLPGNAQSIGAILDQIDWDEVLGTICGDDTCLIICRTHSDAEEIKSRIFNML is encoded by the coding sequence ATGCCTAAAAAATCTGTTAGACATATTAAAATCAGAGAAATTATTTCAAATGAACAAATCGAAACCCAAGATGAATTAGTCAAACGTTTAAATGATTATGAAATGAATGTCACACAAGCAACTGTATCTCGCGATATTAAGGAATTACAATTAATAAAAGTCCCTGCGCCAACGGGTCAATACGTATACAGCCTACCTAACGATAGAAGATATCATCCACTTGAAAAATTAGGCCGTTACCTCATGGATTCATTTGTAAAAATTGACGGTACTGACAATCTATTAGTTTTAAAAACGTTGCCTGGTAATGCACAGTCTATTGGTGCGATTTTAGACCAGATTGATTGGGATGAAGTATTAGGCACGATTTGCGGTGATGATACTTGCCTTATCATATGTCGTACACACTCAGACGCTGAAGAAATCAAATCACGTATATTTAATATGTTATAA
- the recN gene encoding DNA repair protein RecN, which yields MLQSLSIKQFAIIDELEIQFGEGLTVLSGETGAGKSIIIDAIGQLIGMRASSDFVRHGEKKAIIEGVFDIDNAKDAHYVLEDIGIDLSEDFLIVKREIFNSGKSMCRINNTTVTLQDLRKVMQQLLDIHGQHETQSLLKQKYHIELLDRYAEGTYEDALRQYDKTFEQHKSKLKELEALESADQALLQRLDLMKFQYEELKDAHLQEEEMEQLEADIKRIQNSENLSHALNAAYTTLTDEHAITDRLYELSTQLQAIDQILPNTYIKLKEDVDQFYYTLEDAKHQLYDEINQTEFDEQYLNELESRMNLLNNLKRKYGKDIPDLIAYQLKIEDEINKIENYEESTSQLRNEISELSEQLQIDGKVLSQERRKVARTLRDHIVDEIQNLQMKDANLEIAFTLYETPQQDGLERVEFLISPNKGEPLKSLNKIASGGELSRIMLALKSIFVNARGQTAILFDEVDSGVSGQAAQKMAEKMKQIASVIQVICISHLPQVASMSDHHLYISKREKDDRTTTHVKELKDDERVEEVARMISGATVTELTLKNAKEMIEQNQR from the coding sequence ATGTTACAAAGTCTTTCAATTAAACAATTCGCGATAATAGATGAACTTGAAATTCAATTTGGTGAGGGTTTAACGGTATTAAGTGGTGAAACTGGTGCTGGTAAATCTATTATTATTGATGCCATTGGCCAATTGATAGGAATGCGTGCGTCATCAGATTTTGTGCGACATGGCGAAAAGAAAGCCATTATTGAAGGTGTTTTTGACATTGACAATGCGAAAGATGCACATTATGTTTTAGAAGACATTGGCATCGATTTATCCGAGGACTTTCTCATCGTCAAGCGTGAAATATTTAATTCTGGGAAAAGTATGTGTCGGATTAATAATACCACCGTCACACTTCAAGATTTACGTAAAGTGATGCAACAATTGTTAGACATTCACGGCCAACATGAGACACAATCTTTGTTAAAACAAAAATATCACATCGAACTTTTAGATCGTTATGCTGAAGGTACATATGAAGATGCTTTGCGTCAATATGACAAAACATTTGAACAACATAAGTCTAAATTAAAAGAACTTGAAGCACTTGAAAGCGCTGATCAAGCATTATTACAGCGATTGGACCTCATGAAATTTCAGTATGAAGAACTTAAAGATGCCCATTTACAAGAAGAAGAAATGGAACAGCTTGAAGCAGATATTAAACGCATTCAAAATTCGGAAAATCTGAGTCATGCTTTAAATGCTGCGTACACGACGTTAACAGATGAACATGCCATTACAGATCGCTTGTATGAGCTTAGTACACAATTACAGGCAATAGATCAAATACTTCCAAATACGTATATAAAACTTAAAGAAGATGTAGATCAATTTTATTACACATTAGAAGATGCAAAACATCAATTGTATGACGAAATTAACCAAACTGAATTTGACGAACAATATTTAAATGAGCTTGAATCTCGTATGAATCTTCTCAATAATTTAAAGCGTAAGTATGGTAAAGATATCCCTGACCTCATTGCTTATCAATTAAAAATAGAAGATGAAATTAATAAAATAGAAAATTACGAAGAGAGTACGTCACAATTAAGAAATGAAATTTCTGAGCTCTCAGAACAACTTCAAATTGACGGTAAGGTCTTATCTCAAGAGCGGCGTAAAGTCGCACGAACTTTAAGAGATCATATAGTAGATGAGATACAAAATTTACAAATGAAAGATGCAAATCTTGAAATCGCATTTACTTTGTATGAAACGCCTCAACAAGATGGCTTAGAACGTGTTGAATTTTTAATCAGCCCAAATAAAGGGGAGCCTCTAAAAAGCTTAAATAAAATTGCGAGTGGTGGGGAACTTTCTCGGATTATGCTCGCGCTAAAAAGTATTTTTGTGAATGCGAGAGGACAAACAGCAATTCTTTTTGATGAGGTGGATTCCGGTGTGTCTGGACAAGCCGCACAAAAAATGGCAGAAAAAATGAAACAAATTGCTTCGGTAATTCAAGTGATATGTATATCACATTTGCCCCAAGTTGCATCAATGAGCGATCATCACTTATATATTTCAAAACGTGAGAAAGACGATCGAACGACTACTCACGTAAAAGAATTAAAAGATGATGAACGTGTGGAAGAGGTAGCCCGAATGATTTCAGGTGCAACAGTTACTGAACTCACGTTGAAAAATGCAAAGGAAATGATTGAACAAAATCAACGATAA
- a CDS encoding phosphate acyltransferase, translating into MSFSSLFHNTHDLKGNIAIVNAVNESSVQVIQDVLAQTNATFTLYNTQDVSELIRSFELPASMLKRIHIHTFDETHEALAACLKDLDNHKVDVLMKGLIPTNQILSAVLRHLRHTNGKQYFLNHIACCDIPQYHKLLFISDVALNIHPTIEEHQKMIKNIAQFTKQLGYTSLKVALLSSVESVSDKIPSSVQANQLKQFYKQQDDKHNVIVDGPFALDNAIDKQSAMLKGITSPVAGDADVIIVPQLDVGNALYKSLTYFGHAKVASLMIGTPYPIVLTSRADSVANKTKSVLLALKTLA; encoded by the coding sequence TTGTCATTTTCGTCATTATTTCATAATACACATGACTTAAAAGGTAATATCGCAATTGTCAATGCAGTGAATGAATCTTCTGTTCAAGTTATTCAAGATGTATTGGCACAAACGAATGCCACGTTCACGTTATACAATACTCAGGATGTTTCAGAATTGATTCGATCATTTGAACTACCAGCCTCAATGTTGAAGCGTATTCACATCCATACTTTTGATGAAACACACGAAGCACTCGCAGCATGTTTAAAAGATTTAGATAACCACAAAGTTGATGTGTTAATGAAAGGATTAATACCTACAAACCAAATACTTTCAGCTGTACTTCGCCATTTACGTCATACAAATGGAAAACAATATTTTTTAAATCATATCGCTTGTTGTGATATCCCACAATATCACAAATTACTATTCATTTCTGATGTTGCTTTAAATATTCATCCTACAATAGAAGAACATCAAAAAATGATTAAAAATATTGCGCAATTCACAAAACAGTTGGGTTACACATCTTTAAAAGTAGCATTACTTTCATCCGTCGAAAGCGTTTCAGATAAAATACCATCGTCTGTTCAAGCTAATCAATTGAAGCAATTCTATAAGCAACAAGATGATAAGCATAATGTTATCGTTGATGGACCATTCGCTTTAGACAATGCCATTGACAAGCAAAGTGCGATGCTCAAAGGAATCACATCACCAGTTGCAGGAGATGCTGATGTGATTATTGTTCCCCAACTTGATGTTGGCAATGCTTTATATAAATCGTTAACTTATTTTGGACACGCTAAAGTTGCAAGTCTCATGATTGGTACACCTTATCCGATAGTTCTCACATCAAGAGCCGATTCAGTGGCCAATAAAACAAAATCTGTTTTACTTGCTTTAAAAACACTCGCGTGA
- the buk gene encoding butyrate kinase, which produces MVRILVLNLGSTSSKLAIYDGEKMTHKTNLVHDDSIIHLDLLKQKDSRQLFIQQWLTEIEVPISSIDAIACRGGLLKPIVGGTYTVNRALYNDLKSFQYGVHASNLSAIIGFELGSSQHIPVFTTDPVVVDELIDEVRITGIPGVQRKSVFHALNHKATARQFAKNIQKRYEDLNLIIIHMGGGVSVAAHQKGLVIDVNEALYGEGPMALNRSGSVPNDSLIAYQNDHLMDTKQMKRLLSSQTGLQAHLGSSDFKWIMDQYTQDTHIQHIVDAFAVQIAKAIGERAAVLKGQVDQIVFTGGMSHSTLFIELLKPYIEWISPVSVYPGEFEMHALAENAFQALHKQIPVKTYS; this is translated from the coding sequence ATGGTCCGCATTTTAGTACTTAATTTAGGAAGTACGTCCAGTAAGTTAGCCATTTATGATGGCGAAAAAATGACGCACAAGACCAATTTAGTTCACGATGACAGTATCATACATTTGGATTTACTTAAACAAAAAGACTCACGCCAGTTATTTATTCAGCAATGGCTTACAGAGATTGAAGTTCCAATTTCTTCTATTGATGCAATCGCATGTAGAGGCGGATTGTTAAAGCCTATTGTAGGTGGAACATATACTGTCAACCGTGCATTATATAACGATTTAAAATCATTCCAGTATGGCGTACATGCGTCGAATTTAAGTGCAATTATAGGTTTTGAGTTAGGATCTTCGCAGCATATTCCTGTTTTCACCACTGATCCTGTAGTTGTTGATGAACTGATTGATGAAGTAAGAATTACAGGAATACCCGGTGTACAAAGAAAAAGTGTATTTCATGCTTTAAATCATAAAGCGACAGCACGTCAGTTTGCAAAAAACATTCAAAAAAGATACGAGGACTTGAATTTAATTATCATCCACATGGGTGGTGGCGTAAGTGTGGCTGCACACCAGAAAGGATTAGTTATAGATGTCAATGAAGCTCTATATGGCGAAGGTCCTATGGCTTTAAATCGTTCTGGTTCTGTACCAAATGATTCACTTATCGCATATCAAAATGATCATCTAATGGATACCAAACAAATGAAACGGTTGTTATCATCTCAAACGGGTTTACAAGCACATTTGGGTTCGTCCGACTTTAAATGGATAATGGATCAATATACTCAAGATACACACATTCAGCACATTGTTGATGCATTCGCCGTTCAAATTGCTAAAGCGATAGGTGAACGCGCCGCTGTATTAAAAGGACAAGTGGATCAAATTGTGTTTACTGGAGGAATGAGTCATAGTACGTTGTTCATTGAATTATTAAAACCATATATTGAATGGATATCACCAGTATCTGTGTATCCTGGTGAATTTGAAATGCATGCATTAGCTGAAAATGCATTTCAAGCTTTACATAAACAAATTCCTGTGAAGACTTATAGTTAG
- the lpdA gene encoding dihydrolipoyl dehydrogenase: MTKEKYDLVVLGGGIAGYSAAIRASQLGKSVALVEKDKVGGTCLHRGCIPTKSFLKSAEVYQYIQNADHFGLTVEGAAVNFKGILERKSRIVETMYRGIQHLVKQNKIDLFHGTGRLLGASIFTPQSGTVSVEYENGESELLPNDYVLIATGSKPIELPMLPFDHNVILSSNDMMEIAELPKRMAIIGGGVIGLEFASLLNTFGVEVTIIEAAQRILINESETLSRQMKQQLSKQGITILENTAVTEDIVTITDHNVTFDLEDTLTVDKVLVAVGRQAITDDLGLNNTKVILTDKKTIETNTFMQTADQHIYAAGDVIGQLQLAHVAAKEGVIAVEHMFNENPVGIDYDHMPRCIYTHPEVASIGLTAEAAKNQGFETKIVKAPFKANGKALIVSQHNPDGFAELVFDKEIRTFLGAALIGPNVTELINELSLLSFMDGSALELGNATHAHPSISELLMELGLKAENQSIHI; the protein is encoded by the coding sequence ATGACAAAAGAAAAATATGATTTAGTCGTTTTAGGTGGCGGTATTGCGGGTTATTCTGCTGCTATTCGTGCCAGTCAACTCGGCAAATCCGTTGCTTTAGTTGAAAAAGATAAAGTTGGCGGTACATGCTTACACCGTGGTTGTATCCCAACAAAATCATTTTTAAAATCAGCTGAAGTCTATCAATATATTCAAAATGCAGACCACTTTGGCCTAACCGTTGAAGGGGCAGCAGTGAACTTTAAAGGTATTTTAGAACGTAAATCACGAATTGTTGAAACGATGTACCGAGGCATTCAACACCTTGTAAAACAAAATAAAATTGATTTATTTCACGGTACTGGACGCCTGTTGGGAGCATCAATTTTCACACCACAAAGTGGGACAGTGTCAGTAGAATATGAAAATGGTGAGTCTGAACTACTTCCAAATGATTATGTGTTGATTGCTACCGGTTCTAAACCAATTGAGCTACCGATGCTTCCATTTGATCACAACGTCATTTTAAGTAGTAACGATATGATGGAAATAGCAGAATTACCTAAACGTATGGCAATTATTGGTGGCGGTGTCATAGGATTAGAGTTTGCTAGTCTTTTAAACACATTTGGTGTAGAAGTTACCATTATTGAAGCAGCTCAACGCATTTTAATCAATGAATCAGAGACGTTGAGTCGTCAAATGAAACAACAGTTGTCTAAACAAGGGATTACAATATTAGAAAACACTGCTGTCACAGAAGACATTGTAACAATTACTGATCATAATGTAACGTTTGATTTAGAAGATACTTTAACCGTAGATAAGGTGCTAGTCGCCGTTGGACGTCAAGCGATTACTGATGATTTAGGATTAAACAACACAAAAGTCATTTTAACTGATAAAAAAACAATTGAAACCAATACATTTATGCAAACCGCTGATCAACATATTTACGCAGCTGGAGATGTAATTGGACAACTTCAACTGGCACATGTTGCTGCTAAAGAAGGCGTCATTGCTGTAGAACATATGTTTAATGAAAACCCAGTGGGCATAGATTACGACCACATGCCACGTTGTATATACACGCATCCTGAAGTGGCTTCAATTGGGTTGACAGCAGAAGCAGCAAAAAATCAAGGATTCGAAACAAAAATCGTAAAAGCACCATTTAAAGCTAATGGAAAAGCGTTAATTGTTTCACAACACAATCCAGATGGCTTTGCTGAACTCGTATTCGATAAAGAGATACGAACGTTTTTAGGTGCCGCTCTGATAGGTCCGAACGTTACAGAACTTATTAATGAGTTATCGTTACTTAGCTTCATGGACGGATCCGCTTTAGAACTCGGAAATGCAACACATGCACATCCGTCAATATCTGAATTATTAATGGAACTTGGTTTGAAAGCTGAAAACCAATCCATTCACATCTAG
- a CDS encoding thiamine pyrophosphate-dependent dehydrogenase E1 component subunit alpha, with translation MKDYREANLTIEDLKNMYAAMDLGRKLDERMWLLNRAGKIPFVISCQGQEATQIGAAYALEKGDYTAPYYRDLAFVTYLGMTPLETMNSAFGKRDDISSGGKQMPSHFSKKEVGIMSQGSSVATQVLHAVGAALSLKMDGKQQISLTSLGEGSSNQGDFHEGLNFAGVHKLPFICLIENNKYAISVSKELQYGAEQLSDRAKGYGMFGETVDGNDPIAVYQAVKTARERGVKGEGSTLIEAMCTRLTAHSSDDDDRYRTDDEKTFNKKHDCNLQFKQYLIDEAHIDTTWFEEIEKENKQRVHEATKQAEASPYPDPSETYTHVYDQEGEKNA, from the coding sequence ATGAAAGATTATAGAGAAGCCAATCTCACAATAGAAGATTTAAAAAATATGTACGCAGCTATGGATTTAGGACGAAAATTAGATGAACGCATGTGGTTATTAAACCGTGCTGGTAAAATTCCTTTTGTCATTAGTTGCCAAGGACAAGAAGCAACACAAATTGGTGCAGCCTATGCGCTTGAAAAAGGTGATTATACCGCACCGTACTATCGTGACCTTGCATTTGTAACGTATTTAGGAATGACACCACTAGAAACAATGAATTCAGCGTTTGGGAAACGTGATGATATTAGTTCTGGTGGAAAGCAAATGCCTTCACATTTTAGTAAAAAAGAAGTAGGGATTATGTCGCAAGGCTCTTCTGTTGCAACACAAGTGTTACACGCCGTTGGTGCTGCTTTGTCACTAAAAATGGATGGCAAACAACAAATCTCATTAACATCTTTAGGTGAGGGAAGTTCTAACCAAGGAGACTTTCATGAAGGCCTCAATTTTGCTGGCGTGCACAAGTTACCATTCATTTGTTTAATTGAAAACAATAAATATGCAATTTCAGTATCTAAAGAATTGCAATATGGTGCTGAACAGCTTTCAGACCGTGCTAAAGGATATGGCATGTTTGGTGAAACTGTAGATGGTAACGATCCTATTGCTGTTTATCAGGCGGTGAAAACCGCACGAGAGCGTGGTGTCAAAGGTGAAGGTAGCACATTGATTGAAGCAATGTGTACGCGACTTACAGCACATTCATCTGATGACGATGATCGTTACCGAACTGACGATGAAAAAACTTTTAATAAAAAGCACGATTGTAATCTTCAATTCAAACAATATTTAATCGATGAAGCACATATTGACACAACTTGGTTTGAAGAAATAGAAAAAGAGAATAAACAACGTGTACACGAAGCAACAAAACAAGCTGAAGCATCACCTTACCCTGATCCTTCAGAGACATATACACATGTTTATGACCAGGAGGGTGAAAAAAATGCCTAA
- a CDS encoding alpha-ketoacid dehydrogenase subunit beta, translating to MPKLTYLDAIKNALDLALEKDDQTFILGEDVGKKGGVFGVTAGLQEKYGLYRVLDTPLAESNIVGSAIGAAMVGKRPIAEIQFAEYILPATNQIMSEAAKMRYRSNNDWNVPLTIRAPFGGGIHGALYHSQSIESVFASTPGLTVVIPSTPYDAKGLLLSAINSNDPVLFFEHKKAYRLLKEEVPEDYYTVPLYKADVKREGSDITVFTYGLAVNYSLQAADLLAEEGIDVEVVDLRTVYPLDQETIIERAKKTGKCLLITEDNKEGSIMSEVSAIIAENCLFDLDAPIMRLAGPDVPAMPFAPPLEDEFMINPEKIKNKMRELATF from the coding sequence ATGCCTAAATTAACATACTTAGATGCGATTAAAAATGCTTTAGATTTAGCTCTTGAAAAAGACGATCAAACTTTTATTTTGGGTGAAGACGTAGGAAAAAAAGGTGGTGTGTTTGGCGTAACAGCCGGACTCCAAGAAAAGTATGGCTTATACCGTGTTTTAGATACACCTTTAGCTGAATCAAACATCGTCGGTTCCGCAATTGGTGCTGCGATGGTAGGTAAACGACCAATTGCCGAAATTCAATTTGCTGAATATATTTTACCTGCTACCAATCAAATTATGAGTGAAGCAGCGAAAATGCGTTACCGTTCGAATAACGATTGGAATGTGCCGCTAACCATTCGCGCACCTTTTGGCGGAGGTATTCATGGTGCGTTATATCATTCGCAAAGTATTGAAAGTGTGTTTGCATCTACGCCTGGATTAACAGTTGTCATCCCATCTACACCTTATGATGCTAAAGGATTGTTATTGTCAGCCATCAATTCAAATGATCCCGTGCTCTTCTTTGAACATAAGAAAGCATATCGTTTGTTAAAAGAAGAAGTTCCTGAAGACTATTATACTGTCCCTTTATATAAAGCAGATGTGAAACGCGAAGGTAGCGATATCACTGTATTCACATATGGTTTAGCAGTCAATTATTCACTTCAAGCTGCTGACCTTTTAGCAGAAGAAGGTATCGATGTCGAAGTAGTAGACTTAAGAACTGTTTATCCATTAGATCAAGAAACAATTATTGAACGAGCGAAAAAGACTGGAAAATGTTTACTTATTACTGAAGACAATAAAGAAGGTAGTATTATGTCAGAAGTTTCAGCAATTATTGCTGAAAACTGTCTGTTTGATTTAGATGCACCAATCATGCGTCTCGCTGGTCCAGATGTTCCTGCAATGCCTTTTGCGCCACCTTTAGAAGATGAGTTTATGATTAATCCTGAAAAAATCAAAAATAAAATGCGTGAACTCGCAACATTTTAA
- a CDS encoding dihydrolipoamide acetyltransferase family protein translates to MEIKMPKLGESVHEGTIEQWLVQVGDTVEEYDPLCEVITDKVTAEVPSSYAGKITKINVEAGETVSVGSVICEMEVEGSTVNTDASSPSPEETHTTTQREKRTTSTKETQASITNQPKNNGRFSPVVFKIASQHNVNLEDVPGTGFEGRVTKKDIEAFITSGHLQSAPQVSASPSEKQPVSQHVTKNETEAVEQASVIPVKGVRKQIANKMVQSVHEIPHAWMKMEVDATELTKTRNHYKGQFKTQEGYNLTFFAFFVKAVAEALHHYPMLNSSWQNDEIHVHKEINLSIAVAVEDKLFVPVIKNADEKSIKGIAKEIATLAKKARQNQLTNEDMQGGTFTVNNTGSFGSVSSMGIINHPQAAILQVESIVKRPVVINDMIAIRDMVNLCLSIDHRILDGLQAGQFLNDVKSRIERYTLENTQIY, encoded by the coding sequence ATGGAAATTAAAATGCCTAAATTAGGTGAAAGTGTCCACGAAGGTACAATTGAACAGTGGCTAGTACAAGTTGGTGATACAGTTGAAGAATACGATCCATTGTGCGAAGTTATCACAGATAAAGTCACAGCAGAAGTGCCATCGTCATATGCAGGTAAAATCACTAAAATCAACGTTGAAGCCGGAGAAACCGTTTCTGTCGGTTCTGTCATTTGTGAGATGGAAGTAGAAGGAAGTACGGTCAATACAGATGCATCCTCACCTTCACCTGAAGAAACACATACCACTACACAACGAGAAAAACGGACAACATCGACAAAAGAAACACAGGCATCTATCACAAATCAGCCAAAAAATAATGGGCGTTTTTCTCCTGTAGTGTTTAAAATCGCATCTCAGCATAATGTTAATTTAGAGGATGTTCCTGGTACAGGTTTTGAGGGTCGGGTCACAAAAAAAGATATAGAAGCATTCATTACATCTGGTCATCTTCAATCAGCACCTCAAGTATCCGCTTCACCATCTGAAAAGCAACCAGTTTCTCAACACGTCACAAAAAATGAAACGGAAGCTGTCGAACAAGCGTCGGTTATTCCAGTAAAAGGTGTACGTAAACAAATTGCGAATAAAATGGTGCAAAGTGTTCATGAGATTCCACATGCATGGATGAAAATGGAAGTCGATGCAACTGAATTAACCAAGACGCGTAATCATTATAAAGGTCAATTTAAGACACAAGAAGGCTATAATTTAACATTTTTTGCCTTTTTCGTTAAAGCGGTCGCTGAAGCATTACATCACTATCCTATGTTAAATAGCTCATGGCAAAACGATGAAATTCATGTGCATAAAGAGATTAATTTATCAATTGCTGTAGCAGTTGAAGATAAATTATTTGTACCTGTCATTAAAAATGCAGATGAAAAATCAATAAAAGGCATTGCGAAAGAAATAGCTACCCTCGCTAAAAAAGCACGCCAAAATCAATTGACAAATGAAGATATGCAAGGTGGCACATTTACTGTAAATAACACTGGAAGTTTTGGTTCAGTAAGTTCAATGGGAATTATTAATCATCCTCAAGCTGCTATATTGCAAGTAGAATCTATCGTTAAACGCCCTGTAGTAATTAATGATATGATTGCCATTCGTGATATGGTCAACCTTTGTTTATCGATTGATCACCGTATACTAGATGGTTTACAGGCTGGACAATTTTTAAATGACGTAAAATCACGAATTGAACGTTACACACTTGAAAATACACAAATTTATTAA
- the brxB gene encoding bacilliredoxin BrxB, translated as MDLNFDLYMNDVLKQARQEMENAGYEQLTTAEEVDSVFSKEGTTLVMINSVCGCAGGIARPAASHALHYDALPDRLVTVFAGQDKEATQRARDYFEGYAPSSPSFALMKDGKITEMIERHQIEGHDVMDVITQLQRLFDKYCEEK; from the coding sequence ATGGATTTAAATTTCGATTTATATATGAATGATGTGTTAAAACAAGCACGTCAAGAAATGGAAAATGCTGGATATGAACAATTAACAACAGCAGAAGAGGTAGATAGCGTATTTTCAAAAGAGGGTACAACTTTAGTTATGATTAATTCTGTATGTGGTTGTGCGGGTGGCATTGCGCGTCCAGCAGCATCTCATGCGTTACATTATGATGCATTACCTGATCGTCTAGTCACTGTATTTGCAGGCCAAGATAAAGAGGCAACACAACGCGCGAGAGATTATTTTGAAGGTTATGCACCATCAAGTCCATCTTTCGCATTAATGAAAGATGGTAAAATTACCGAGATGATTGAACGTCACCAAATAGAAGGTCATGACGTTATGGATGTTATTACGCAATTACAACGATTATTTGATAAATATTGTGAAGAAAAGTAA
- a CDS encoding aromatic acid exporter family protein, producing the protein MIRLNPYRIGFRTIKTAVGMALGVIIAKLLGLDNYASSAILVVLCIKDTKMHSVHAIISRFVSCIIAIGFGALIFPLLGQHALVLGLIVLLFIPLTVVINMQEGVVTSIVILLHFFNATHINLDLVINEILLIIIGLTIAFLMNAIMPSLDNDLKKYKHDIENQIKDIFYQYSKACATHNNQLKITFQPLNLSIQKAKSIAFRDVKNHFVRNENSYYHYFDMRENQVEILKRMYHHIQHIDADDPISHRVADVFKEMAENVNENNYTAQRLHMVYQVRLEIDQEPLPTTHEALHTRSSMIQMLYDTEEYLTIKSKFGNLKMHHEV; encoded by the coding sequence ATGATACGTTTAAATCCCTATCGAATTGGATTTAGAACGATTAAAACAGCGGTCGGAATGGCACTAGGCGTTATTATTGCTAAGCTATTAGGTTTAGATAATTATGCATCTAGTGCTATTTTGGTTGTGTTATGTATCAAAGACACAAAAATGCATTCGGTACATGCCATTATATCGCGTTTTGTATCTTGTATAATCGCAATTGGATTTGGTGCATTAATCTTCCCGTTACTTGGCCAACACGCGCTCGTTTTAGGTCTTATTGTTCTATTATTTATACCACTTACCGTTGTTATAAATATGCAAGAGGGCGTTGTCACAAGTATCGTCATCTTATTACATTTTTTTAATGCAACTCACATCAATCTGGACTTAGTCATCAATGAGATCTTATTAATCATCATTGGGCTCACAATTGCATTTTTAATGAATGCCATTATGCCTAGTTTAGATAACGATTTAAAAAAATATAAGCACGATATTGAAAATCAGATTAAAGATATTTTCTATCAATATAGTAAAGCCTGTGCCACACATAATAACCAACTTAAAATCACGTTTCAACCGCTCAATCTTTCTATTCAAAAAGCGAAGTCAATTGCCTTTAGAGATGTTAAAAACCATTTTGTACGAAATGAAAATAGTTATTATCATTATTTTGACATGAGAGAAAATCAAGTTGAGATTTTAAAACGAATGTATCATCACATTCAACATATTGATGCTGATGATCCGATTTCACATCGTGTCGCAGACGTTTTTAAAGAAATGGCCGAAAATGTAAATGAAAATAACTATACTGCCCAACGCTTACATATGGTGTATCAAGTGAGGCTTGAAATTGATCAAGAGCCTTTACCTACAACACACGAAGCGTTACATACACGGTCAAGTATGATTCAGATGTTATATGATACAGAAGAGTATTTAACAATTAAATCTAAGTTCGGCAATTTAAAAATGCATCATGAAGTATAA
- the prli42 gene encoding stressosome-associated protein Prli42 gives MLNEKVRKVLLIVMLVAIVISLILTGVAPILSM, from the coding sequence GTGTTAAATGAAAAAGTAAGAAAAGTATTACTGATTGTGATGCTTGTTGCGATTGTCATTTCATTAATTTTAACTGGTGTAGCACCAATTTTAAGTATGTAA